The Buchnera aphidicola (Chaetosiphella stipae setosa) genome has a window encoding:
- the bioB gene encoding biotin synthase BioB, which yields MKKLWTLEKTQKLFRKPFFDLMYQAQTIHRKYFNPHEIQVSTLLSIKTGACPEDCKYCPQSARYKTKLKTQPLLNKKEILKAAKKTKISGANRFCMGAAWKNPKDKDIPYLQEIIKEIKKMGLETCMTLGEITQKQANQLHESGLDFYNHNIDTSKNFYSKIISTRTYESRLKTLKRIRKSGMKICSGGIIGLGEKTKDRLEFLMELANLSKPPESIPINLLVKIPGTPLEKNKKVNEFDFIKIISLTRIMVPKSYIRLSAGREKMNFQMQAMCFMAGANSIFYGCKLLTTKNQSEKKDNKLFKILNLKKQNLKKNKNFFLKDNSINKKFFYNALK from the coding sequence ATGAAAAAACTTTGGACGTTAGAAAAAACTCAGAAATTATTTCGAAAACCATTTTTTGATTTAATGTATCAAGCTCAAACTATACATCGAAAATACTTTAATCCTCATGAAATACAAGTTAGTACATTACTATCTATAAAAACAGGAGCTTGTCCAGAAGATTGCAAATATTGTCCGCAAAGCGCAAGATATAAAACAAAATTAAAAACACAACCTTTATTAAATAAAAAAGAAATTTTAAAAGCTGCAAAAAAAACAAAAATCTCTGGTGCAAATCGTTTTTGTATGGGAGCAGCTTGGAAAAATCCAAAAGATAAAGATATTCCTTATTTACAAGAAATAATTAAAGAAATTAAAAAAATGGGATTAGAAACATGTATGACATTAGGAGAAATTACGCAAAAACAAGCCAATCAATTACATGAATCTGGATTAGATTTTTATAATCATAATATCGATACATCCAAAAATTTTTATTCCAAAATAATCTCTACTAGAACATATGAAAGCAGATTAAAAACATTAAAAAGAATTCGTAAATCAGGAATGAAAATTTGCTCTGGAGGAATAATTGGATTAGGAGAAAAAACAAAAGATAGATTAGAATTTTTAATGGAATTAGCTAATCTTTCTAAACCTCCAGAAAGCATACCAATAAATTTGTTAGTTAAAATTCCTGGAACTCCATTAGAAAAGAATAAAAAAGTTAATGAATTTGATTTTATAAAAATCATTTCTCTGACTAGAATTATGGTTCCAAAATCATATATTAGGCTTTCTGCAGGACGAGAAAAAATGAATTTTCAAATGCAAGCTATGTGTTTTATGGCAGGAGCAAATTCAATTTTTTACGGCTGTAAATTGCTGACTACAAAAAACCAAAGCGAAAAAAAAGATAATAAACTTTTTAAAATATTAAATCTCAAGAAACAAAATCTTAAAAAAAATAAAAATTTCTTTTTAAAAGATAATTCTATAAACAAAAAATTTTTTTATAACGCTTTAAAATAA
- the hisS gene encoding histidine--tRNA ligase: MIIKKIKSIKGMHDYLPEELNTWQKIEILLKKIFRNYGYCEIRLPILEKTQLFTRSIGKITDIVEKEMYTFFDKKNNSITLRPESTANCARAILQNNLLKNIKQRFWYFGPMFRYERPQKGRYRQFYQFGCEIYGLHGPKIELELILLLSRLWKMLDIHDHIHLEINSIGNVLSREKYKYDFINYLKVKKKFLDKDSQNRLYKNPLRILDSKNKNTQKILKKAPILLNYLDENSKKKFDILCQSIKELGISFTINENLIRGLDYYNDIVFEWKIKSSQLGTQNTICAGGRYDRLIKILGGPDTPALGCAIGMERLVSIVNSKEKNFSINTKTDIYIISTNLKKNIQFIKYIEKIRNFFLQLSIVEDLNVGSIKKKNIRARKFQPKIILFIDNDLFQKEKIEVTYFDKKCSKIISIKKIFFLLEKFFKK; this comes from the coding sequence ATGATAATAAAAAAAATAAAATCTATTAAAGGAATGCATGATTATCTTCCCGAAGAATTAAATACTTGGCAAAAAATTGAAATTTTATTAAAAAAAATTTTTCGAAATTACGGATATTGTGAAATTCGACTTCCAATACTAGAAAAAACTCAATTGTTTACAAGATCTATTGGAAAAATTACTGATATTGTAGAAAAAGAAATGTATACTTTTTTTGATAAAAAAAATAATAGTATTACTCTGAGACCAGAATCTACGGCAAATTGCGCACGAGCTATTTTGCAAAATAATCTTTTAAAAAATATTAAACAGAGGTTCTGGTATTTTGGACCAATGTTTCGTTATGAAAGACCACAAAAAGGGAGATATAGACAATTTTATCAATTTGGTTGTGAAATATATGGATTACATGGTCCAAAAATTGAATTAGAATTGATTTTATTATTAAGTCGTCTTTGGAAAATGTTAGACATACATGATCATATACATTTAGAAATTAATTCTATTGGAAATGTTTTAAGTAGAGAAAAATATAAATATGATTTCATAAATTATTTAAAAGTTAAAAAAAAATTTTTAGATAAAGATTCTCAAAATAGATTATATAAAAATCCTTTAAGAATATTAGATAGTAAAAATAAAAATACACAAAAAATTTTAAAAAAAGCTCCTATTTTATTAAATTATCTTGATGAAAATTCAAAAAAAAAATTTGATATTCTTTGTCAGTCTATAAAAGAATTAGGTATTTCTTTTACAATAAATGAAAATCTTATTCGAGGTTTAGATTATTATAATGATATAGTTTTTGAATGGAAAATAAAAAGTTCACAATTAGGAACACAAAATACTATTTGCGCTGGAGGAAGATATGATAGATTAATAAAGATTTTAGGAGGTCCAGATACTCCAGCTTTAGGTTGCGCAATTGGAATGGAAAGATTAGTATCTATTGTCAATAGTAAAGAAAAAAATTTTTCTATAAATACAAAAACTGATATATATATCATATCAACAAATTTAAAAAAAAATATTCAATTTATTAAATATATAGAAAAAATTAGAAATTTTTTTCTTCAATTAAGTATTGTTGAGGATTTAAATGTAGGATCTATAAAAAAAAAAAATATTAGAGCTAGAAAATTTCAACCAAAAATAATTCTTTTTATTGATAATGATTTATTTCAAAAAGAAAAAATTGAAGTGACATATTTTGATAAAAAATGTTCGAAAATTATTTCAATAAAAAAGATTTTTTTTTTATTAGAAAAATTTTTTAAGAAATAA
- the glyA gene encoding serine hydroxymethyltransferase produces the protein MLSQNKYNKNDKIWKIIKKEKKRQNDNLSLIASENYASYAVMKAQGSILTNKYAEGYPEKRYYGGCKYIDIIENIAIRRAKKLFGVEYANVQPHSGSQANFSVYNALLKAGDVILGMNLSDGGHLTHGASINFSGKLYKSFSYQLNKNEEIDYIQLKILAKKYKPKMIISGFSSYSGICDWKKLREIADEINAYLLADISHIAGLIVAQLYPSPINYAHVVTTTTHKTLSGPRGGLILSNEKDKILYNKLNKSVFPGSQGGPLMHVIAAKAISFKEAMQKNFVKYQKQVLINSKIMSEYFLKNGFKVVSNGTFNHLFVLNLINKGMTGKEVEKFLGYSNIIVNKNSVPKDCQNPFVTSGIRIGTPAVTRRGLKEEECEKISFWISLLLNNFQDYKISLKIKNEVLRMCNLYPIYSNFQ, from the coding sequence ATGCTATCGCAAAATAAATATAACAAAAATGATAAAATATGGAAAATAATTAAAAAAGAAAAAAAAAGACAAAATGATAATTTATCTTTAATTGCTTCAGAAAATTATGCTAGTTATGCAGTTATGAAAGCGCAAGGATCAATTTTAACAAACAAATATGCTGAAGGATATCCAGAAAAAAGATATTATGGAGGTTGCAAATATATAGATATTATTGAAAATATTGCTATTCGAAGAGCAAAAAAATTATTTGGAGTAGAATATGCTAATGTTCAACCTCATTCAGGTTCACAAGCAAATTTTTCTGTTTATAATGCTTTATTAAAAGCTGGAGATGTAATTTTAGGAATGAATTTATCAGATGGAGGTCATTTAACTCATGGAGCATCAATAAATTTTTCTGGAAAATTGTATAAATCATTTTCATATCAATTAAACAAAAACGAAGAAATTGATTATATTCAATTAAAAATTTTAGCTAAAAAATATAAACCTAAAATGATAATTAGTGGTTTTTCTTCTTATTCTGGAATATGTGATTGGAAAAAATTAAGAGAAATTGCTGATGAAATAAATGCCTATTTACTCGCTGATATTTCGCATATAGCTGGTTTAATTGTAGCTCAGTTATATCCGAGTCCAATAAATTATGCACATGTTGTAACGACTACAACACATAAAACATTATCTGGACCTAGAGGAGGATTAATTTTATCTAATGAAAAAGATAAAATTTTATATAATAAATTAAATAAATCTGTTTTTCCTGGTTCTCAGGGAGGACCTTTAATGCATGTAATAGCAGCTAAAGCAATCTCATTTAAAGAAGCAATGCAAAAAAATTTTGTAAAATATCAAAAACAAGTTTTAATTAATTCAAAAATTATGTCTGAATATTTTTTAAAAAATGGATTTAAAGTCGTCTCAAATGGTACTTTCAATCATTTGTTTGTGTTAAATTTAATTAATAAAGGAATGACTGGAAAAGAAGTAGAAAAATTTTTAGGTTATTCAAATATTATTGTTAATAAGAATTCTGTTCCTAAAGATTGTCAAAATCCTTTTGTTACTTCAGGAATTAGAATAGGTACTCCTGCTGTTACACGTCGTGGATTAAAAGAAGAGGAATGTGAAAAAATCTCTTTTTGGATTTCTTTATTATTAAATAATTTTCAGGATTATAAAATAAGTTTAAAAATTAAAAATGAAGTTCTAAGAATGTGCAATTTATACCCAATTTATTCTAATTTTCAATAG